In Cryptomeria japonica chromosome 10, Sugi_1.0, whole genome shotgun sequence, a genomic segment contains:
- the LOC131073350 gene encoding casparian strip membrane protein 2: MKPAAATEIGETSSAIKGKWRRRGFGILDFVLRILAFAAILAATIAMGTTDEQLPLFTQLFQFEAKYSDMPAFTFFVIANGIAGIYLLLSLPVSIFNIVRGHTAITKLVLVILDTIMVGVVTSAASAAAAIVYLANEGNSRANWFAICQQFGSFCQQSSGAVVVSLIGVLFLILLVTLSAFTLYRGQKRP, from the exons ATGAAGCCTGCAGCAGCTACAGAGATTGGTGAGACCTCAAGTGCTATAAAAGGAAAATGGAGAAGAAGGGGTTTTGGCATATTGGATTTTGTATTGAGGATACTCGCTTTTGCTGCCATTTTAGCAGCCACAATTGCAATGGGAACCACAGATGAGCAGCTTCCTCTGTTCACTCAGTTATTCCAATTCGAGGCTAAATATAGCGACATGCCTGCTTTCAC GTTTTTTGTGATAGCAAATGGAATTGCTGGTATATATCTGTTGCTGTCTCTTCCTGTGTCCATCTTCAACATTGTGAGAGGGCATACCGCAATCACCAAACTAGTACTTGTCATACTTGATACG ATAATGGTGGGTGTTGTGACATCAGCAGCCTCAGCAGCAGCAGCTATAGTTTACCTGGCTAATGAAGGCAACTCCCGTGCCAATTGGTTTGCCATATGCCAACAGTTTGGCTCCTTTTGCCAACAGAGTAGTGGAGCTGTTGTTGTGTCCCTTATAGGTGTACTTTTTCTTATCCTCCTTGTCACACTCTCTGCCTTCACTCTTTACAGGGGTCAGAAGCGCCCATAA